The Cellulosimicrobium sp. ES-005 genome segment GCGCTCAAGCTCCCGGCCGACACGCCGATGGACGAGCGCGTGCGCATGAACACGGTCTCGCTCGCGACCGCGGCGCTCTCCCAGACGCCGTCGTTCTGGCACGCGGGCACGGACCTGCTGCGGTCCAAGTCGCTCGACCGCAACAGCTACGACTCGGGCGACTGGTTCAACGCGATCGACTGGACCGGTCAGGACAACGGCTTCGGCAGGGGCCTGCCGATGGCGGCGGACAACGAGGACAAGTGGCCGCTCATGGCGCCGCTCCTCGCGGACCCGGCGCTCAAGCCGTCGCCCGACGACATCGCCACCGCGTCGGCGCAGGCGCAGGACCTCCTGCGGCTGCGGCACTCGACCGAGCTGTTCCGGCTCGGCGACGCGGACCTCATCCGGGAGAAGGTCACCTTCCCGGACGCCGGGACGGACCAGGTCCCGGGGGTCGTGGCGATGGCGGTGGACGACACCGTCGGCACCGACGTCGACCCCGCGCTCGACGGGCTCCTCGCCGTCTTCAACGCCTCGCCGGACGAGGTCACCGTCCCGCTGTCCGCGCTCGCGGGCCGCGAGTACGTGCTCTCGCCGGTCCAGGCCGAGGGGAGCGACGACGCCGTGCGCGGCACCACGTGGGACGCGGCGTCTGGGACCGTCACGGTCCCGGCGCGCACCGTCGCGGTGCTCGTCGAGCCGCAGGCGGGCGGCGACCTGCCCGTCTCCGTCGAGGTGCAGCCCCGCTGCCTCGCGGGCAAGGCGTACGTCGCCGTCCGCGCGACGAACGACGGCGCCGTGCCGGTGGACGTCCGGCTCGCCACGCCGTTCGGCGAGAAGGCCGTCGCGGACGTCGCGCCCGGCAGGAACGCCTACCAGTCGTTCGCGACGCGCCAGAAGGCGGTCGCGGCCGGCGAGGCCACGGTGACCGCCACCGCGGTGGTCGACGGCGAGGAGGTCACCTCGACCTTCACCGTCGAGCACGAGGCGGTCACCTGCTCCTGAGTCGAACGCCGAGGTAGAGCCCTGGTCATCACCAGGGCTCTACCTCGGCGCACCTCGGCTCTACCTCGGCGGGGCCTCGGGTCTTTCTCGGTCGGCCGCGGCCGTCCTCGGGACGTCCTCGTGCTCTCCCGGCGGGGCGGGTGCTACGGTCGCGAGCCGTGACCACCTCGCCCCGGCCCGCCGTCCGCCCGACGGCGGGGCTCGTGTTCCGCACGGCCGTCGCCGCCGACCTGCCTCGCGTGGTCGAGCTCATCGCCGACGACGCGATCGCACGCGACCGCACCGGCGACGTCGGCCCGGAGCACGAGGCGGCGTTCGCCGCGATCGACGCGGACCCGAACAACGCCCTGGTCGTCGTGGAGCGCGACGGCGAGGTCGTGGGCACCATGCAGCTCACCGTGGTCCCGGGCATCTCCCGCCACGGAGCCTCCCGGCTGCTGGTCGAGGCGGTGCGCGTGGACCGCCGGCTGCGGGGCCAGGGCGTCGGGCGGGCCATGATGGCGTGGGCACACGCGTGGGGGCGGGAGCGCGGCTGCGCCCTCGCGCAGCTCACGTCCGACAAGCAGCGCGACGACGCCCACCGCTTCTACCGGTCGCTCGGCTACGAGCAGTCCCACGAGGGGTTCAAGCTGCCGCTCTGACGGCGGCCGCGTGCGGCCGCCGTCAGGGCATCAGCGGAAGACGACCGTGCGGTGCCCGTCGAGGAGCACCCGGTGCTCGGCGTGCCACCGCACGG includes the following:
- a CDS encoding GNAT family N-acetyltransferase, translating into MTTSPRPAVRPTAGLVFRTAVAADLPRVVELIADDAIARDRTGDVGPEHEAAFAAIDADPNNALVVVERDGEVVGTMQLTVVPGISRHGASRLLVEAVRVDRRLRGQGVGRAMMAWAHAWGRERGCALAQLTSDKQRDDAHRFYRSLGYEQSHEGFKLPL